A portion of the Gemmatimonadota bacterium genome contains these proteins:
- the rhaM gene encoding L-rhamnose mutarotase: MQRNAFKMQLKPGYEAEYKKRHDEIWPELAEELSKAGVSDYSIFLDEETLTLFAVQKLSDDNTADELPETAIVKQWWAYMADIMDTNPDNSPVCIPLKEVFHQD; this comes from the coding sequence ATGCAACGCAATGCTTTCAAGATGCAGCTAAAGCCCGGTTACGAGGCCGAGTACAAAAAGCGCCACGATGAAATTTGGCCGGAGTTGGCTGAAGAATTGAGCAAAGCTGGCGTCTCGGACTATTCAATTTTTCTCGATGAAGAAACACTGACACTCTTTGCCGTGCAGAAGCTATCCGACGACAATACTGCAGATGAGTTGCCGGAGACCGCAATCGTCAAGCAATGGTGGGCCTACATGGCCGATATCATGGATACCAACCCCGACAACTCGCCGGTCTGCATACCGCTGAAGGAAGTTTTTCACCAGGATTAG